CCTTGGCAAGGACAGCTCCTCTGTCATTGGAAATGAGAGATGCAAGAGCGGCGTCGCGTGCTGGTTCGGATGGTAGATCAAGCACTGCTTCAACCCAAGAGTTCCAGATAGGTGCAAATTGTGTAGACACAGAACCAAGTAagtgaagagaagagaggagATAGCGTGAAGAAGGTGAAGAaatggccttggcagcatcGTCTCGAGCCATTGAAGTGAAGAATGCTGAGAGCCTTGTAATACCATCATCATGGAAGAGGCGAGGCGACATGCTTAGAGCGTACTCAATGATGCGCGCCGCGCCATATGGCTTCAGGTTGCGACTCTCCAAAAGAGTGATGCACTGATTGATGGCCTTGAGAGAAGGCTCAGCTGTGTGGTCCGGGACGGCGTCTGACTCGGCTATCTTGTCCTCAATCTGGCCAACCAGACCAAACCATCGTCGGCCTTCCTCTGAAATCTTTTCCTGGGACTGTTGGTACTCTCGAGACACTTCAGGTAGGGATCCGGAAATCTTGGCACAAAAGATGCTAGCGAGTCGGTTCCATTCCTCTTCGGAGGCAGATACAACAGATGGAGAGGCTTGAACAGTGGCGATGTAGGCTTCCACAAGTACAGAAATAGCATTCGGACCCATGGGAATGGCGACAGTCTTTTCCGAAACCGAGAAAAGGAATTGCTCGATGAGAGGGAAGAGGTGTTCCTGGACAAAGGGTAATTGGTCGTCGGCGGGTAGGTTCTTGAGTAGTCGCTTGGCGGTATCGATGAAGCACTTCCATGCGAATGAGGTATTAGTTCGTGGTTCTTCGCGATGTGTGATTCCTGACTTGAGAGATGACAAAAGTTGCGAGGCAACCTCGGGCGTAATCAGGTCAGATGGCAGAATCATCAACAATTGGTCCAGATATTCCCAAAACTTTGGCGGGCTTCCCTGCGATCCCTTGGAGATGAAGGCTTGTAGTCTACCCAGAGGTGACTTTGGTCCGGTGGTGACCTTTCCTGTGGACCAAACATCGGGGTACCTTTGTGTCATCTTTGTCAATGCTCGCACATACTCCAAAGCTGAACCAGCCTGGTTGGTCTTGAGACCCCCTGTGATAAAGGCCTGCTTGACCTTTGTGTCGTCGGCATACGGTAGCTTTCGTTCGATCGAAGCGAAGAGAAGTTGGCAAACAGTCTTTCGGACTGCCGAGTCGTTGTAGGTGATTGTCTTCCAGACGCTTTCCTCCGCGAAATAGTCATCGTATCGTGATTGCAGCTTCTCCAGGTTACTTTGCTCGACCTTTTGCAGTAGACCCAAAACAAGAGATAAGCTGGCAGTAACAACTCGAAAATACTTGGCCTCGGCGTCTTCGGCTGTCGTAGAGCGTTCGTCGCTGAGAGTATCTTGCGTTTCCTGGATAGCATCAATGGCGTAGTCAAGGATCTGGGCCTGGCACTTGTTCCAAAACGCAATGACCTTTTCAGGGGTGTTGAGAAATGGGGTTAGACCATCGCTAGCAGCTCTAGCTACCACACGGTCGCGATCGTACAGACCGGCAAGCCATGCGCCGACGATCTTTGGTAGATGACGCTCAAATCTCTTGCGCGCAGACTTCATAAGCTCGAATTGAAGATTATGCGCAAGTTCACGGACTCGACGTGAGTTGTCTATTGATGTGCGAGGGTATATTTGGACCTGCCGAGTATAAGTTACTGTCATCCCTATAGTATGCTTTCTACTAACCCAAACGTCCAGGATGCCCTCTTCTACCCCGCCATCCTTCTCAAATGGGTGAGCTTGAACATGAGCTAATAGCTCCTCGAgtgccttggccttggtggtGCTGTCTTTCTTTAATATGTTCTTCAATGACACAACAACATTTGGGTCGGAGACAGCTGAGAACGAGGGAGGCTCGGCGAGGTACGACAGGGAGGTTCCGGAGGCTGCGGTGCCAAAGCCTCCAAAGCCGGAGCGGGGTCCTTCAAATCCACGGCCGGCAGGTTTCCCTTGTGACCTCTTCATGGTTGTGATTCGGTAAAATGCAGTCCAAGTATGTAGGTGAAACAAATGCAAAAAGGAATGTACGTGTCTGGTGCCGCTCGATGGCGCTCTAAATTGACAGAATCTTGGAaagctgatgatgatatcaAATTTGGTGGTGAGGGACCAAGTGATGTCACATGGAAGCACGGACCCTGGTTGGTTTAGTGGGGGTCCTGTCGTTCCACTGAAGAACCTCACTTAAAAAACGATGAAGAAAATTAATAATGATACGGTTAAGGTTGAAGATTTGAAGATTTGAAGAtccttttatttataatgaTTGGAGTTTTCTATTTATTCTTGAATTGTACATTGTGAACCTTGCCCATTAAACCTTCGCCGAAGACACTGTTGCCGCTCGCTTGACTCACGCCGAACCTTCCAGTCACCAGCTGCGGATCACGACGATGGGAGCAAAGTATCGTGTCGAGAATCTGGTTATTGGGGAAGTGAATCTCAAGTAAAATACATATGGTCCAGTCGTCTCGAGGTGGAAATTATTAACCGTATTGTGAGACAAGTGGTTTGACCTGAGAATCAAGGTGCCTACTCAGCGTAATGAAGCTTTTGCTGATATAACCTGTTCAACGTCAGCAACGTAGGGTAACCCGAAAGGTGCCCCTGTAAGCGAATTTAGAGTGGGTTAAGCGTTTTAAATTCGCTTACAGGGGCTTACGCTAAGGGGGCACCTTTCGTGTTATCCTACACGTAGCGATTAACCCAATATCCAATTAGCCGATTGAACCCTAATCATCccaggtcttggtcttgaatCGTCGACTTAGAAACGCCAAGTTTGGCAATTCCACTAGCACTCGCTTCCATTGCGTGGAACTCACTGAGAGTTGCTCGTGTGTCGGGGTATAGACTGATGCAAAAGAAACATCTACGCAACAAAGAGCTAACGTTAACCTGCCGCTTCACACTTTGAcaaaagaaagcaaagaATGCTGACGGCTTGACCTGTTAAACTGCTTGGTAATGGATCGTCGCTGCATGTGATAGTCACTTGTCCCTGGTTTCAGTGAACAAGGCTCAGTCATCCTGCGATTGGACACGGTGGTACGAGGATAATTGACTTGTTCAATCCCGCCGCATGCGCCATTTAATCCGACAACAAACAAATACGGTCTTCCGTTTTGTTGTTTATCGGAGACGGTCCAGAACACCGACTGGCGTGATAAGAACAGTACTCAATGGGTTAGTCAACGCCGGATACTGTTTGTCCGCTTCTGTCTTTCCGTTTCAATAGCCGTATTGTGTTCAATGCCTGCTGCTTCCGTTGGCCCTGAGTCTGCATGTCTTAGGGGTTCAAAGCCACAAGACCCTAGCCAAGTCTCTGATAAGCCGAGGACATAATCCTTGTTGCCTCAGGAGTTGTGCCATTGATGAGTTTGGAGATCGACCCCCGAATAACGAAGTAACCGTTTCTGGTATTCACGATAGCTACACGTTACTGTAACAAAGTTGAACTTTTAACCAAGTTGTAGTTACAAGATCTCTCGGTGAAAAGTGTACCCATCATGGTTGTTCAGCGGAGGCTTAGGGGCATCTGCGAGCTTGACGTCAACGGCTGTTCACGAGCGGGACATCGTCCACTTGCCGCTTCGGGTTTGACGCCGACTCCCCCGCAAATGGACGGTCAGTGGGTCGTTGTACGCTCTGTAACCCCGGCAGGGCAGGGCATCCAGTTTGCTACAGGCTGGTAAGACATGAATGCTTTGCCTAAGGCTTGAGACACGTTTGCGGTGTTTAAAGATGTTGATAACTTTGCTTGTAAAGTTTGAGTGTACAAACACAATACTACAGGCCACAAGAGGCGTTATACACGAGTCACAACAGTTCCTCGTGTCACTGTATCACGGCGTCACCAAGAAGCCTCTCTAGCTCTTATCCAAGCTCTATCCAATTGCATCACATCTTGCAGTGCTGTTTCCCTTGAATCCCCTCTTTTCTTGGGCATGTCCTCTCCACTCCCCCAACTTTACAGTGGCCCCACTTAGTTTCTCCCCGGCTTATTGAACCTCAGGTTGTCCCTGCCTCATCGTGTGTCGTCGTTTGCTGCTTCCGTTCCCTCCATGTTGTTTTAAGGTCGTGGTTCCCCTCATGTAGCCTGTTTGTTTCTCTCTTCATTCCCAAGTCTCGCGTTATCTTTTGGCTTACAACTCATGCTCGCATCCGTCCAATTATCATTGTGTTAGTCGCTGCTGTCTCACAAGATACCGACGTCTTCAGTTTCAATCACGCATTCTATGGGCTGTGAGCCTTTGTCAGTAGACAGGGATCGTCACTGAGTCTCTTAGCCTCAATATCCTTCCGGTAAGTTGATGATTTAATTGTGCATGCACGCAAGCAGCACTTTTTTTTGTCTTGCTCAATGTTCTGACTCTGAGACAGCTTATCTTAGAACAATATCTCAATCTCACGATGCTGGCCGCCACACGTATCCGGACGAGCGAGAGGCTCCTCCAGAGTCGACCTCATGCCTCGGACGTGTTACGCTCTACTGTCTCATTACAACCAAGATGCAACAACAGAAGTTTCTCTTCTGCGTTTGAGTCGCCCACACTTTCCGAATACAGAAGCACACATGGTTCCAGACAACAACCCGCCTCGTTGACTCGCAATATCTCCTGGGAGCATCGATCAAGAGTTGCATTCAGGAAAGCTATGAAGGGCTTCAACCAGTCTGATGCAAGCAAGTTCATTGGTGCCGAGCAACTCAAGGCATGGCTGGACGACCTTACTGGTGCTCGACCTGGGGCAGGCATCGAGGACGTAGAAAGAAGTGCTATCGACCACTTACTTCGTGGTGACGATAAAGCCAATATTCGGAAAGCTACATTGACCAATGGTCACCACTTCGCTGGCCTACGTCCAAACGAAAAGACTGCCGGCAATGTATATAACGAAGACACCACTATCGACCCTATCACAAATCGTCGAGTTCCCAAAACTCCCAAGACAGCCCCAAAACCACGACATGATGACCTGGAAGCCTATAAACCGATAGACTTTGTCAAGGCGACCGCGGAAGCTGACTCTGCCCCGAAGTACGATGACCTGGACAAGTACAAGCCTGTCAAGGATGTGGAAAAGTCTAAATCTGCCGAACCAAAGTACGATGACCTCGACAAGTATAAACCAGAGATCGACGACACATCTACAAAGGAGCAGGCTGTCGAATATGATGATCTCGATAAATATGGGCCTGTCAAGCACAATGAGCCCGATGGTCAACGAAAGCCGACCAATGAAGAAGACTCCAAGAAATACGACGATCTTGACAAGTACTCTTCATCCAATATCGACAGCCCCCTTGCCCAACGCCAATTGACAGCAGAGGAAAGGTCAAAGGCATACCAAGATTTGGACCAGTACAAGCCAATTTACTGGAACGAACCCGATGGTCTCAAAGCGCAGTCTGCTGAAGAATCGTCCAAAGACTATGATGACCTCAACAAGTACAAGGCAGTTTACTGGAACGAGCCAGATGGTCTCCGTGAGCGCACAGCAGAGGAAACTTCCAAGGATTACAAGGATATTGGCTCCTACGGACCAGTCCAATGGAGTGAGCCTGACGGTCTGCGTCGTTCAACTCCCGAGGAAGAGTCTAAGAAGTACGACGATTTGGACAATTACAAGAACCCGTTCGAGGCTAGCAAAGCGGCCCTAAAGGCTCATGCGAAGGCTCAGCTCGACACCACCATGCGAGGTAAGCCTCTGGCCTCCAAGGTCGATGCTCCGGTCGAGGACTTTGCAAGCAAGTACGACGATCTTCACCTCTACGGACCTATTCGCTGGAACGAACCTGATGGTCTCCGGAAACTCACCCCCGAAGAGTTGTCAAAGAACTATGATGATCTTCACTTGTATGGTGCTGTCAGATGGAATGAGCCTGACGGCCTGAGACGTCCTACCGCTGAGGAAAAGTCCAAGTCCTACAAAGATACACGGCTCTATGCAACTCGGGACTTGTCTCCCCCAATCTCACGCATTCATCCCGAGGAGGCTTCCAAAGCGTACAAGGATCTCCCAGGATATCGTCACTATGCGAATGCCGACGCTGCTCCCCGCGTTCACCCTGAAGAGACCTCGAAGCAATATGCTGATTTGGATGCTTACGCTTCTTTTGAGAACGATGCGCCCCAGGTCAACGAAACCAAGCAGTACAAGGATCTGCACGAGTATCCTTCTGCTGGCTACGAAGAGACCACTCGACAGCATGTCCATCCTGAAGAGTTGACCAAGGCCTACACGGATCTTGGCAGCTACAGACCAACCGAGTTTGTTTCACAGGCTCAGGCATACCCCGTTCACCCCGAGGAAGCCTCCCAGGTCTACCAGGATTTGCACAAGTATACTGCAATTCACCACAACGAACCAAATGGTAATATGTCAATCCCTCTGGATGAAGTCGCCCGCGGCCTCCGAGAGTTCGATTCCAAGGCAGGTTCCCAAACATCCCCGGACTCAACATCAAATGCTTATTGTGGAACCCCGAACAGGTCTATTCCAGACTCTATGGAAACTAACGTCCGAATGGACGATTCCGGAAGTGCCGAGACGATCCGAGCTGCTGTTTTACGTAGAGCTCACCAAAACAGCCAACGGATCAAGAGCCAAGAGACCAGCATTCTCAAATCTGGGCGTACGTTGACCGGCAATTATGCTCGAGACTTTCCAGAAGAGTTTGCGGCATCGTGGAGCAAGAGTAACTCGTCATCCAAGTCAACACTGCTACCAAACAACAACGGGTCATCTGGGGAACAGGTCACAACTGCCATTGAAGACAACGAGGAGCTTGCATCTATGGACGAGAGCTTCCCAGTGGAGGGAACGAGACTTCAACCAGCATTGGATCGGTCAGGCAAGGTGCACAAGGATTCTTATTCACACGAGCTTCAAGGGTTACAGACTAGTTATTCGGAAGAGTGTGGTAGCTCGACTCTGCCTGTTTGGGAGAAACACTACGAGCCCAAGTCCGAGTCCCCCAAGACTGAGGTGCCCAACGCTGCTTCATACACGATACTCGCTTTCGATCCGGCTTCAAAGATGATGAACGTGGCGAAAACCACGTCAAACGTTGACGACAACAAACCCCCGATGTCCCTTCCTGCGGCACTTCTGCTTTTAGCAGAACCTGCCAAGTTCTTGCCATTTGTTACATCCCTCGAGAAACGAGGCTATGAAGTGGTTTCAGGTGGCCGCCAGATGCTTGTTTTCCGTCAAGTCCGACCACTGTCGGAGGACACTGGGTTTGATCCCCTTGATGAGCTGTTCCGTCTCGGCGGAGTCTATCCTACCACAGACGGAGAGACATCCCAGAGCTCCAGACGTCGAAGAAATTATGACGaacgcaagaagaagatgggatTGGGTCGCAAGGTTCTTTTGGGAACTGTTGGTATTACAGGAGGAGCCTTTGCAACGGCCAATTTGGTGGAATATTTGAGTACCAAGGGAATAAGACCGGAGACTAAGCAGACCCGACAGGTCTAGTTCCCCGACGATGATGGGATTTATGCGCAGCTCCAATGTTTGCTGTTTCCGGGGCTGTAGCTCAAGCAAAGCGTCTACGGGTTATTCATTTGTTTTGGAGTTTCGGGCAGCGATTGAGACCAAGATTGATATCACCCCCAAGCGATTATTTCTTTTGTGGGTTTATGAGGGATGCGCAAGTACGCATGCATAACATGGAGCTTTGGAGTCAAGATACCTCAGCATATCATTTTCACATTATATAGTTACGAATAAACACGATCATTATTGCTTTGTATCATTCTTGTGCTGTCATTGCAGCTTTGGTAGTACAACTTTCACCTTGATCCCATTGTTGTTGCCCCAATGCCATTATCTCCTCCATTCATCATTGCCATCACTTACGCACCGTCACGCTCTGTGAATCCAGGCCCCGTATTGACCTGGCCAATCTTGTCCATGTGCATCTCATGCTTTCGTTCCTCAGGGCTCCAGCTCTGTCGACGCTGAAATGAAGGTGTCCAGCTATTTGTGTGGCGCATGCAACGGTCGGCACCAGCTTGAGCGGATGGGGAAGTTGGAGCTGCAAATTTCGACGTCAGCTTGGAAAGAATGACGAGTTTGTGCTGTGTACCTTCGGATGGGGGAGAAGTGTGGGTTGCAGTTGATATGGCTGTTGGTTGACGATCCATGATGAAGATACTGTGGgtagttgatgatgttgatgtaggttgttgatgatatcgATGGTGTTATGCAGATGTTGTGTAAGTTGATGTGTCTTTTTATAGGTTGTTTACTGTAGTTGGTATGAACAGTGTTGCTATAGTTCAAATCAATGTCTTGCACTAAAACCCCTCcctccttccttcctccaGAGACAAAgctcttatttataaacaAAATCTCATGCACAAGCTCATCATCGTAACCCCTCTTCAGCTTCACATGCATGGTTAGAGGTGGCGAAAAAGTGGCCTGATGGAGGGGGAAATTGTTTAATTGAGGGTGACGCTGAGGCGTGACATTATCGGGGTTTTTAGAGTTTGGGGATCGAATAGAGGGATGTTGATCGTGTGCTTTGTTAGTGAGGTGTGAGGGATTAGTTATGTACGGACGGATGGATGCATTTGTGAGGGAGTCACCAGAGTACAGAggcataagagacaaaattagtaggtcagtttctGCTACTTGGATTAtacttcttaggctattCGTTTTTATAGCCTAAAGCGTAGAGGTCAatgtttctgctacccactaaaGTAGACTGGTTTGATGTAACAAGGTGGTTACAATGCATTCTGTATGAGTTGAGGAATTGAGCAGTAGACTCCGGATGCAATTGAAGATGCAGTACGTCTTACTCGCATAAACAAACCGACTACGGAGTACTACACACCAATTGACACTCTGGGGTATCCCAATCTTCAGGTTGACTACTCGTTCGTTGGTGGAATCATCATCACCCTACATCAAATCTAGACTCCAATTGGACCTCATGATCCATCACATCATCCACCAACGACATCACCATCTTCACATGAATAGTCAAGACATCATGATCAACAGgggtaattaatagtaatagttTCCATTGCGTTTAGTCTTTGTTACAATGTCATACATCCATCAAAACAAACGCTAACCCATTCCTTTCCTTGCCTTTTCTGACAGGCTCCAAACATTTATCTATATGCCTCATTTCCACACAAAGCATACTTTGGTTTCCTTTTTGATGGTCCAACCCTGTTCCCTTTCAACTCCATCATGCAGAAACACTTTATACGCCCATGCTATGCAGTTTGAGAGAGAGCACACCGTGAatcaagaaagaataaaataacaACAAACAATGGGGGAAGAGATAAAAATGGGGGTATACAGCAAAAACAGACATCCACCACCGAATAATTAGAAAAAGAACAATAAACTTTGTCATCGAGAGCTGCGTAAACTCATTTCTCGGAGTGAAAATTCGTATGTACGTAAAGGCGGGTGAATTAAGGGGTCTTGGGTCGCTTCCAGTAGTATTGCTGTTATTGTTAGCTTTGAGAGTATTGTCAAGTGATGGGGTACAAACCTTGTGCTGCTTGCGACAAGCTCGGAGACTGGGTTTGCGGAGACCATCAGTGACAGCAAGGCGTCGCTGCTGGTCGTCGTCGTGTTCAGGAACGTAGTAGTACTCGCTTTCAAGGGGCTTGCCAGCAGCATCTTTGCCCTGGCGCTTGATGATGCCAATGCAGGGTGTGCTCTCAATGACATCGCGGAGATCATCTCTAGTAATATCTCGCTTCTCCTCGACAGGGAGATGAGCCATGATGGTGGACAAAGGAGTCGAAGACAGACGCGAGAAAGCAAGCTGGTTCACGACATGGTTGGCGACGGCAGGGTTGGTCTCAAAAGTCATCTTGGTCTCAGGAGTAGGAGTAGGAGTAGGAGAAGAGATGCGAGGGGGTGAAGAGAGAGGAGACTCTGTCCTGGTGGGCTGCTTTCGTGGAGATTGGGGAGCAGTGGGGATCTGGCGAGGAGCGAAAAGATCAGAAGCGACGTCGCTGTGAAGAGCACGCTTGGCACCCTTGAAGAGCTTGGGAGACTTTGTAGTTATCGAAGCCAACCGGCAAGAAATGTTAGCGCCAAAGGGACCAAAAGAGTGGATGATGGGATCGTTCTCCTCATCAGGGTCGTTCTCTTCAACTTCATCGCTGACTTCACTGCTGAAGCTGGCAGTCACGTCGGTGCACATGCTGACGTTGATGCTGGAGGAATCGAGCTTGTCCGACAGTCCATGATCGGCATCATCCTCGTAGATTTCAATGTCACGCTGTCCAGGTAGCAAAGCCTGGAGACGACGAGAGCTGGAAAGGCTGGCAGGCGTGGGGCTCTCGGGCGATGCAATACGAGAAGCTCGGCGGGGAGGAGAAGACTGGAAAATAGCCTGAGCACGAGATTGGCAGGGAGGAGAGTCCCAAGTGGCGTCAGAAATGTGGTCATGAACCTTCTTGGGCCATTGGACGAGAACACGCGAGTTCTGGACGTCAATTATAATCTCGGAACCCTCGGTCTCGCTGGTGAAGCTGTCGCCCTTGAAAAGCTCCCAAGTGCGGCCCTGGCTGTGCAGCTTGAGGCCGTTCCAGCCATTGCAGATAATCTCAATCTTGCTGGGCTCGAGAGGACTGGCAGCAGCAATGAAGCGAGCCTTGACGTGGACACGTGAAATGAGACGGTCTGCAGAAATTTGA
This Fusarium poae strain DAOMC 252244 chromosome 3, whole genome shotgun sequence DNA region includes the following protein-coding sequences:
- a CDS encoding hypothetical protein (BUSCO:28456at5125), yielding MDSLGSSPRKGISASPTLPTMRSCSLAGSKRSAPSLLPPFEPLSSSPPNLPRPVKRQNLGSGSGTGRSRAHLKYPTPVPTSSTGILSSSPPQRATSASERAPLAAVPAVELSENGETLVMGRSSNSSHYQISADRLISRVHVKARFIAAASPLEPSKIEIICNGWNGLKLHSQGRTWELFKGDSFTSETEGSEIIIDVQNSRVLVQWPKKVHDHISDATWDSPPCQSRAQAIFQSSPPRRASRIASPESPTPASLSSSRRLQALLPGQRDIEIYEDDADHGLSDKLDSSSINVSMCTDVTASFSSEVSDEVEENDPDEENDPIIHSFGPFGANISCRLASITTKSPKLFKGAKRALHSDVASDLFAPRQIPTAPQSPRKQPTRTESPLSSPPRISSPTPTPTPETKMTFETNPAVANHVVNQLAFSRLSSTPLSTIMAHLPVEEKRDITRDDLRDVIESTPCIGIIKRQGKDAAGKPLESEYYYVPEHDDDQQRRLAVTDGLRKPSLRACRKQHKQYYWKRPKTP
- a CDS encoding hypothetical protein (BUSCO:7709at5125), with translation MDGQWVVVRSVTPAGQGIQFATGCLNILPLILEQYLNLTMLAATRIRTSERLLQSRPHASDVLRSTVSLQPRCNNRSFSSAFESPTLSEYRSTHGSRQQPASLTRNISWEHRSRVAFRKAMKGFNQSDASKFIGAEQLKAWLDDLTGARPGAGIEDVERSAIDHLLRGDDKANIRKATLTNGHHFAGLRPNEKTAGNVYNEDTTIDPITNRRVPKTPKTAPKPRHDDLEAYKPIDFVKATAEADSAPKYDDLDKYKPVKDVEKSKSAEPKYDDLDKYKPEIDDTSTKEQAVEYDDLDKYGPVKHNEPDGQRKPTNEEDSKKYDDLDKYSSSNIDSPLAQRQLTAEERSKAYQDLDQYKPIYWNEPDGLKAQSAEESSKDYDDLNKYKAVYWNEPDGLRERTAEETSKDYKDIGSYGPVQWSEPDGLRRSTPEEESKKYDDLDNYKNPFEASKAALKAHAKAQLDTTMRGKPLASKVDAPVEDFASKYDDLHLYGPIRWNEPDGLRKLTPEELSKNYDDLHLYGAVRWNEPDGLRRPTAEEKSKSYKDTRLYATRDLSPPISRIHPEEASKAYKDLPGYRHYANADAAPRVHPEETSKQYADLDAYASFENDAPQVNETKQYKDLHEYPSAGYEETTRQHVHPEELTKAYTDLGSYRPTEFVSQAQAYPVHPEEASQVYQDLHKYTAIHHNEPNGNMSIPLDEVARGLREFDSKAGSQTSPDSTSNAYCGTPNRSIPDSMETNVRMDDSGSAETIRAAVLRRAHQNSQRIKSQETSILKSGRTLTGNYARDFPEEFAASWSKSNSSSKSTLLPNNNGSSGEQVTTAIEDNEELASMDESFPVEGTRLQPALDRSGKVHKDSYSHELQGLQTSYSEECGSSTLPVWEKHYEPKSESPKTEVPNAASYTILAFDPASKMMNVAKTTSNVDDNKPPMSLPAALLLLAEPAKFLPFVTSLEKRGYEVVSGGRQMLVFRQVRPLSEDTGFDPLDELFRLGGVYPTTDGETSQSSRRRRNYDERKKKMGLGRKVLLGTVGITGGAFATANLVEYLSTKGIRPETKQTRQV